One stretch of Flavobacterium sp. 9 DNA includes these proteins:
- a CDS encoding O-acetylhomoserine aminocarboxypropyltransferase/cysteine synthase family protein yields MSTQKFATNALHAGHDVTKNAGTRAVPIYQTSSYVFNNSDHAANLFGLAEAGFIYTRLNNPTNDVLEQRLAALEGGIGAVVTASGASAISTAFLTLLKAGDHIVASNSLYGGTYNLLNVTLPRLGITTTFVDPSKPENFTKAAKENTRAFFVESLGNPKLDVLDLKGISAEAKNFKVPFIVDNTVATPYLLNPIEYGANIVIHSLTKYISGNGTSLGGAIIDAGTFDWSNGKFPEFTEPSAGYHGLVYHEALGNAAFIAKARIEGLRDFGAALSPFNAFQIIQGLETLPIRIKKHSENALALASWLEKQDEVVWVNYPGLKNNKYYDLAQQYLPKGQSGVITFGLKGGFEAAKKVVDETKLFSLLANIGDTKSLIIHPASTTHQQLSDADQLETGVSKDLIRLSVGIEDIEDLIADLQTVFASVTQSQYSINKN; encoded by the coding sequence ATGAGCACACAAAAATTTGCAACAAACGCACTACACGCAGGACACGATGTTACTAAAAATGCAGGAACAAGAGCAGTGCCTATTTATCAAACATCATCATATGTATTTAATAATTCAGATCACGCTGCCAATTTATTTGGTCTTGCCGAAGCCGGATTTATCTACACTCGATTAAATAATCCAACAAACGATGTTTTAGAACAACGATTAGCAGCGCTTGAGGGCGGAATTGGAGCTGTAGTTACAGCATCTGGAGCATCGGCAATTTCGACAGCATTTTTGACCTTGCTAAAAGCGGGAGATCATATCGTGGCTTCAAATAGTTTGTATGGCGGAACTTATAATTTGCTGAATGTAACTTTACCACGATTAGGAATTACAACCACTTTTGTAGATCCGTCTAAACCGGAAAACTTCACAAAAGCGGCTAAAGAAAATACAAGAGCATTCTTTGTAGAATCTTTGGGAAATCCAAAATTAGATGTATTAGATCTGAAAGGAATTTCGGCGGAAGCCAAAAACTTCAAAGTTCCTTTTATTGTAGATAATACTGTTGCGACACCATATTTATTAAACCCAATTGAATATGGAGCAAATATCGTGATTCATTCTTTAACTAAATATATTTCAGGAAACGGAACTTCACTAGGAGGTGCTATTATTGACGCCGGAACTTTTGATTGGTCAAACGGAAAATTTCCTGAATTCACAGAGCCGTCTGCAGGATATCACGGATTAGTTTATCACGAAGCTTTAGGAAATGCAGCTTTTATAGCAAAAGCAAGAATCGAAGGATTGCGCGATTTTGGTGCAGCTTTAAGTCCGTTTAATGCTTTTCAAATTATTCAGGGATTAGAAACTTTACCAATCCGAATTAAGAAACATAGCGAAAATGCTTTGGCTTTAGCCTCTTGGTTAGAGAAACAAGATGAGGTAGTTTGGGTAAATTATCCAGGTTTAAAAAACAATAAATATTATGATCTGGCGCAGCAATATTTGCCAAAAGGACAAAGTGGAGTAATTACTTTTGGACTTAAAGGTGGTTTTGAAGCTGCAAAAAAAGTAGTTGATGAAACAAAATTGTTCTCGCTTTTGGCCAATATTGGTGATACAAAATCATTAATCATTCATCCGGCAAGTACAACACATCAACAATTGTCTGACGCTGATCAATTAGAGACAGGAGTTTCAAAAGATTTAATCCGACTTTCTGTTGGAATTGAAGATATCGAGGATTTAATAGCTGATTTGCAAACCGTTTTCGCAAGCGTGACACAATCGCAATACAGCATTAATAAAAATTAG
- the metK gene encoding methionine adenosyltransferase: MAYLFTSESVSEGHPDKVADQISDALIDNFLAFDADSKVACETLVTTGQVILAGEVKSNTYLDVQQIAREVIRKIGYTKSEYMFEANSCGILSAIHEQSADINQGVDRAKPEEQGAGDQGMMFGYATNETENYMPLALDLSHKLLQELAILRRENSEITYLRPDAKSQVTLEYSDDNKPTRIDAIVISTQHDDFDEEATMLAKIKKDIIEILIPRIIAKNPEHAHLFNDKINYHINPTGKFVIGGPHGDTGLTGRKIIVDTYGGKGAHGGGAFSGKDPSKVDRSAAYATRHIAKNLVAAGVADEILVQVSYAIGVAEPMGIFIETYGTSKVNLTNGEIAKKVEAIFDMRPYFIEQRLKLRNPIYSETAAYGHMGRKPEVVTKTFSAPGGHVKTVTVELFTWEKLDFVDKVKAEFGL; encoded by the coding sequence ATGGCTTATTTATTTACGTCAGAATCTGTTAGTGAAGGGCATCCAGACAAAGTTGCAGATCAAATTTCGGATGCATTAATTGATAACTTTTTGGCATTTGACGCTGATTCAAAAGTAGCTTGTGAGACTCTGGTTACTACAGGTCAGGTAATTTTAGCAGGTGAAGTAAAATCGAATACCTATCTTGATGTGCAGCAAATTGCTCGCGAAGTAATCCGTAAAATTGGATATACTAAAAGCGAATATATGTTTGAGGCAAATTCTTGTGGAATTCTTTCGGCAATTCACGAACAATCTGCTGATATTAATCAAGGTGTTGACAGAGCTAAGCCAGAAGAGCAAGGTGCTGGAGACCAAGGAATGATGTTTGGTTACGCAACTAACGAAACTGAAAACTACATGCCATTGGCACTTGATTTATCTCATAAATTATTACAAGAACTTGCAATTTTAAGACGTGAGAATAGTGAAATCACTTATTTACGTCCTGATGCAAAATCGCAGGTAACTTTAGAATATAGCGATGATAACAAACCAACTCGTATTGATGCGATTGTAATCTCGACTCAACACGATGATTTTGATGAAGAAGCTACAATGTTGGCTAAAATCAAAAAAGATATTATCGAAATCTTGATTCCAAGAATCATTGCTAAAAACCCAGAGCACGCGCATTTATTCAATGATAAAATCAACTATCACATTAATCCAACAGGAAAATTCGTTATTGGAGGACCTCACGGAGATACTGGTTTAACAGGAAGAAAAATCATTGTTGATACTTACGGTGGAAAAGGTGCTCACGGTGGTGGTGCATTCTCTGGAAAAGATCCAAGTAAAGTAGATAGAAGTGCTGCTTATGCTACACGTCATATCGCTAAAAACTTAGTTGCTGCAGGTGTTGCTGACGAAATCTTAGTACAGGTTTCTTACGCAATTGGAGTTGCTGAGCCAATGGGAATCTTCATTGAAACTTACGGAACTTCTAAAGTAAACTTAACTAACGGTGAAATCGCTAAAAAAGTAGAAGCTATCTTTGATATGCGTCCTTACTTTATCGAGCAACGTTTGAAATTAAGAAACCCAATCTACAGCGAAACTGCTGCTTACGGACACATGGGACGTAAACCAGAAGTTGTAACTAAAACTTTTTCTGCTCCGGGAGGACATGTAAAAACTGTTACTGTTGAGTTATTTACTTGGGAAAAACTTGATTTCGTAGACAAAGTAAAAGCTGAATTTGGATTGTAA
- a CDS encoding TonB-dependent siderophore receptor, translating to MKKNLVIALGLLTFSGIYAQENKKEQDSLKNNELSEVTIVGSRSKNRVKTDVPVPVDVFNISEITKGSPQTSVTQILNYVAPSFTSNATSTADATDHVDPAQLRGLGPDQVLILVNGKRRHTSALVNINGSPGRGSVGTDLNAIPSFAIERIEVLRDGAAAQYGSDAIAGVINIVLKKNANFISGGIQYGTNLSSGSNNFKGGADGQTLQADLNYGTSLGKAGSFLNVTASAVTRQATSRAGIRSNPIFNGYNAVENRAAQDGVQINSLFSNINNTANSAQILSSLKQYAPQVSYFTPAQQTAISSATTIAQMQTALNFDATNNELAYRGQQRSDYNMSVGQSELASGQAYYNAKYPLSDITSLYSFGGVSYRNGKSYAFNRLPNGSGTFTQVYSNGFLPEIESDILDASAAVGVTTQLFGFDTDLSTNLGTNSFKYDVNNTINATLGTNSPTSFDAGKVSFLQSTTNLDFSKKYDVLEGLNVAFGGEFRYENYQIKAGEEASYGLYDINGNLVSGILPSNSPLIVTDFFGNKRGAGAQGFSGFQPSDAKEKDRKSGAAYIDLELNATEKWLLNGAARYENYSDFGSTVTFKLASLLKITDNINWRISGQTGFRAPSLQQKYFESSSTQFINGSPYQVGYFTNDSQAAKSIGVENLKPEKSKSISTGFTFKIPEANITIATDAYFTRIDDRVVLTGQYARPTTAQIDAATSPAQKEALTLFQQAFDLKGVERASFWTNGINSETKGIDIVISQKYDVIPDFVIRNDLALSYNETKRVGDLNVPQSIIDAGGEPYKYSFFPESSRIYLEEAIPKLKANLMTTFSIKKLDIYLRNSYFGKVTDPGATDVNLDGSSSVYEHPVYSAKIVTDLSLGYQINEKFRFTVGFNNIGDVYPDRNNPATPAFTNTTPTLSPAPSTDLSNANQFAYSRAVSQFGLNGRFGFARLSFKF from the coding sequence ATGAAAAAAAATCTAGTAATAGCTTTAGGTCTTTTGACATTTTCAGGCATTTATGCACAGGAAAATAAAAAAGAACAAGACAGCTTAAAGAATAATGAATTGTCTGAAGTGACAATAGTTGGGTCAAGAAGTAAAAATAGAGTAAAAACAGATGTGCCGGTTCCGGTTGATGTTTTTAATATTTCTGAAATCACCAAAGGCTCGCCACAAACCAGTGTGACTCAGATTTTAAATTATGTTGCGCCATCGTTTACCAGTAATGCAACTTCTACCGCAGACGCAACAGATCACGTAGATCCGGCGCAATTAAGAGGTTTGGGGCCAGATCAGGTTTTGATTTTGGTAAATGGTAAACGCAGACATACAAGTGCGTTAGTAAATATTAATGGTTCTCCGGGAAGAGGTTCTGTTGGAACAGATTTAAATGCAATCCCATCATTTGCGATCGAAAGAATCGAAGTTTTGCGTGATGGAGCAGCTGCACAATACGGTTCAGATGCAATTGCGGGAGTTATTAATATTGTATTGAAAAAGAATGCCAATTTTATTTCGGGAGGTATTCAATATGGAACTAATTTATCTTCGGGATCTAATAATTTTAAAGGTGGAGCCGATGGTCAAACGCTTCAGGCAGATTTGAATTACGGAACTTCTTTGGGTAAAGCAGGAAGTTTCCTGAATGTTACTGCCAGTGCCGTGACCAGACAAGCCACAAGCAGAGCAGGAATTAGAAGTAATCCAATTTTTAATGGTTACAATGCTGTCGAAAACAGAGCCGCTCAGGATGGAGTTCAAATAAATTCTTTGTTCAGTAATATTAATAACACAGCAAATTCGGCACAAATTCTTAGTTCGTTAAAGCAATATGCGCCACAAGTAAGTTATTTTACACCGGCACAACAAACTGCAATTTCTTCGGCTACGACTATTGCTCAAATGCAGACAGCTTTGAATTTTGATGCAACCAATAATGAATTAGCGTACAGAGGTCAGCAAAGAAGTGATTATAATATGAGTGTTGGTCAGTCAGAATTGGCTTCGGGACAAGCTTATTATAATGCAAAATATCCGCTAAGTGATATTACATCTTTATATTCTTTTGGTGGAGTATCTTATAGAAACGGAAAATCATATGCCTTTAACAGATTGCCAAATGGTTCCGGAACTTTCACGCAAGTGTATTCAAATGGTTTTTTACCGGAAATAGAATCTGATATCCTGGATGCTTCTGCAGCAGTTGGAGTTACAACTCAGTTATTTGGTTTTGATACGGATTTAAGTACAAACTTAGGAACGAACTCTTTTAAATATGATGTAAACAATACTATTAATGCAACTTTAGGAACGAATTCGCCAACAAGTTTTGATGCTGGTAAAGTTTCGTTTCTACAAAGTACAACCAATTTAGACTTCAGTAAAAAGTATGATGTTTTAGAAGGATTGAACGTTGCATTTGGTGGAGAATTCAGATATGAAAACTATCAAATTAAAGCTGGAGAAGAAGCTTCTTATGGATTGTATGATATAAACGGAAATTTAGTTTCGGGAATTTTGCCAAGTAATTCACCATTAATTGTTACAGACTTTTTTGGAAACAAACGTGGAGCAGGAGCGCAGGGATTCTCAGGATTTCAACCATCTGATGCTAAAGAAAAAGATAGAAAAAGTGGTGCAGCTTATATTGATTTAGAATTAAATGCTACAGAAAAATGGCTTTTAAACGGAGCTGCACGTTATGAGAATTATTCTGATTTTGGAAGTACAGTTACCTTTAAATTAGCTTCACTTTTGAAAATAACGGATAATATCAATTGGAGAATTTCAGGACAAACAGGTTTTAGAGCGCCATCATTACAACAAAAATATTTTGAAAGTAGTTCTACACAATTCATAAACGGTTCTCCATATCAAGTAGGATATTTTACAAATGATTCACAAGCCGCAAAAAGTATTGGAGTTGAAAATCTGAAACCTGAAAAATCTAAAAGTATCAGTACAGGATTTACATTCAAAATTCCTGAAGCAAACATTACAATTGCAACAGATGCTTATTTTACAAGAATCGACGACAGAGTTGTATTAACAGGACAATATGCAAGACCAACAACTGCGCAGATAGATGCAGCAACGTCGCCGGCACAAAAAGAAGCTTTAACATTGTTTCAACAGGCATTTGACTTAAAAGGTGTAGAAAGAGCTTCGTTCTGGACAAACGGAATCAACTCTGAAACTAAAGGTATTGATATTGTGATTTCTCAGAAATATGATGTTATTCCTGATTTCGTTATTCGAAATGATCTTGCTTTAAGTTATAACGAAACAAAAAGAGTAGGAGATTTAAATGTTCCTCAATCTATTATTGATGCAGGAGGAGAACCTTATAAATATTCATTTTTTCCGGAATCAAGCAGAATTTATTTAGAAGAAGCAATTCCAAAATTGAAAGCAAATTTAATGACGACTTTCAGTATTAAAAAACTGGACATCTATTTAAGAAACAGTTATTTTGGAAAAGTTACCGATCCTGGAGCAACAGATGTAAACTTAGACGGATCATCATCAGTTTACGAACATCCTGTTTATAGCGCAAAAATTGTAACAGATTTATCATTAGGATATCAAATCAATGAAAAATTCAGATTTACAGTTGGGTTTAATAATATAGGAGACGTTTATCCAGATAGAAATAATCCTGCAACTCCAGCATTTACGAATACAACTCCAACATTATCGCCTGCACCAAGTACAGATTTAAGCAACGCAAATCAGTTTGCTTATTCAAGAGCGGTATCACAATTTGGATTAAACGGAAGATTTGGTTTTGCAAGATTAAGTTTCAAGTTCTAA